The DNA segment GCGCAATTATCTCCATTTTAATGCGGCAGCCATGATGGATGCAGCAAAAGGATATGAAACACATTTGGATGAGGGTGGTAAAATGATGATTACCCTTGCAGGGGCGATGAGCACGGCGGAGCTGGGTATTTCGCTGGCAGAAATGATCCGTCAGGATAAAGTTTCGATCATTTCATGCACCGGGGCCAACCTTGAAGAGGACATCATGAACCTTGTTGCACATTCACATTATAAGCGCGTGCCGAATTACCGCGACCTGAGTCCGCAGGACGAGTGGGACCTGTTGGAAAACCATTACAACCGGGTTACGGATACCTGTATTCCTGAAGAAGAAGCTTTTCGCAGGCTACAAAAACACATTTATAAGATCTGGAAAGATGCAGATGCTGCCGGTGAACGGTACTTTCCCCATGAGTTTATGTATAAAATGTTGTTGAGCGGCGACCTGGAGCAATATTATGAAATTGATCCTAAAAATTCATGGATGCTGGCTGCAGCAGAAAAAAACCTGCCTATTGTAGTACCGGGTTGGGAAGATTCGACGATGGGAAATATTTTTGCTTCGTACACCATGAAAGGGGAAATTAAGGCGACCACAATGAAAAGTGGTATTGAATATATGGGCTGGCTGGCCAACTGGTATATTGCGAACAGTGCGGGTAAAGGAATAGGCTTTTTTCAGATTGGTGGTGGTATAGCAGGTGATTTTCCGATCTGTGTTGTGCCTATGCTTTATCAGGATATGGAAATGGAGAACATTCCTTTCTGGAGTTATTTCTGCCAGATCTCGGATTCGACTACTTCTTATGGATCTTATTCAGGAGCAGTGCCGAACGAGAAGATTACCTGGGGTAAGCTGGACATCCACACCCCTAAATTTATTGTAGAATCGGATGCTACAATAGTGGCACCACTGATATTTGCATGGATATTAAAAATGTAATTTAAAATAACAAATCCGGCGGAAAGATGTTGCCGGGAGAAGGTCACTAATTTTTATAAAAAATTGGTGATTTTCTTTGTTTAAAGCATTAAAATGACATTATT comes from the Pedobacter heparinus DSM 2366 genome and includes:
- a CDS encoding deoxyhypusine synthase family protein; the protein is MSTTRGPISQFMERNYLHFNAAAMMDAAKGYETHLDEGGKMMITLAGAMSTAELGISLAEMIRQDKVSIISCTGANLEEDIMNLVAHSHYKRVPNYRDLSPQDEWDLLENHYNRVTDTCIPEEEAFRRLQKHIYKIWKDADAAGERYFPHEFMYKMLLSGDLEQYYEIDPKNSWMLAAAEKNLPIVVPGWEDSTMGNIFASYTMKGEIKATTMKSGIEYMGWLANWYIANSAGKGIGFFQIGGGIAGDFPICVVPMLYQDMEMENIPFWSYFCQISDSTTSYGSYSGAVPNEKITWGKLDIHTPKFIVESDATIVAPLIFAWILKM